The bacterium genome includes a window with the following:
- the yajC gene encoding preprotein translocase subunit YajC, with translation MFLGQAQVAGGAQNPLLGILPLILIFFVFYFLLILPQQKKQKQHNKMLSEIKEGDKITTVGGILGTVAKIKDNIVTVELKEGVKVDFVRNAIAHIKRENTPEK, from the coding sequence ATGTTTTTAGGACAAGCACAGGTAGCGGGTGGGGCACAGAATCCACTTTTAGGTATTTTACCGCTTATTTTAATCTTTTTTGTTTTTTATTTTCTACTAATTCTTCCTCAGCAAAAGAAACAGAAACAACATAATAAAATGCTCAGCGAAATTAAAGAAGGAGATAAAATAACAACTGTCGGCGGTATCTTAGGCACTGTCGCAAAAATAAAAGATAATATTGTAACTGTTGAATTGAAAGAAGGTGTTAAAGTAGATTTTGTTAGAAATGCTATCGCTCATATAAAAAGAGAAAACACCCCTGAAAAATAA
- the truB gene encoding tRNA pseudouridine(55) synthase TruB: protein MNGIIVVNKPSGITSYDVIRFFKRKYNIKEKIGHSGTLDPLAQGVLVVCIGKATKLATMFMGMEKEYVAKMVLGKKTDTDDIDGKVVEENPVSVDESQVMEVVRGFKGEIEQIPPIVSAIKHKGKPLYKHYRKGVIVAPSPRKVFIKDIELLNLQIPYIQFRVVCSKGTYIRALCRDIGNKLGCGGTQTELKRTKVGNFLIKDSYTLEDIETMGLEKVFIKMEQL from the coding sequence ATGAACGGAATAATAGTGGTAAATAAACCGTCAGGTATTACTTCCTACGATGTAATAAGGTTTTTTAAAAGAAAATATAATATTAAAGAAAAGATTGGTCATTCAGGAACCCTTGACCCTCTTGCGCAGGGGGTTCTTGTTGTATGTATAGGTAAAGCAACAAAATTAGCTACTATGTTTATGGGAATGGAAAAAGAGTACGTGGCAAAAATGGTTCTTGGAAAAAAGACTGATACCGACGATATTGACGGAAAAGTAGTAGAAGAAAATCCAGTATCTGTGGATGAATCTCAAGTTATGGAAGTAGTTAGGGGATTTAAAGGAGAGATTGAGCAGATACCGCCTATTGTTTCTGCTATTAAGCATAAAGGTAAGCCACTATACAAACATTATAGAAAAGGTGTTATAGTTGCACCTTCCCCAAGAAAAGTTTTTATTAAAGATATTGAACTTTTAAATCTTCAAATACCCTATATACAATTTAGGGTTGTTTGTTCAAAAGGAACTTATATTAGAGCCTTATGCAGAGATATAGGTAATAAACTTGGTTGTGGAGGAACACAAACAGAATTAAAGCGAACCAAGGTAGGTAATTTTCTCATAAAAGATAGTTATACACTTGAAGATATAGAAACTATGGGGCTAGAAAAAGTCTTTATAAAGATGGAACAATTGTAA
- a CDS encoding bifunctional oligoribonuclease/PAP phosphatase NrnA: MTMKEFDKETLLIDKIVALFNNEDNFIITSHYNIDGDGLGSEIAIYLLLKKLGKTVEIVNQDKAPEIYNFLPYINDIKNSPSKSLAEPNVSIVLDCGTLERAGEIASFVKKTSTIINIDHHFLNTCFGTINFVDAGYSSTGEMVLKVLERYDQLSKEQAICLYTSIITDTGSFIYNVGKNTLNAVQKLLDTGISPAEISGKIYMQKPLKYIELLTLSLQTLDYNLKEKIAWMYVDKKMYEATKTTAENTEGFVEMLLALKEFKTVFLLKEDKNIKVSLRSKDGYDVETVARKFGGGGHKQAAGCELENLSISESIKKIVAEIKKNNERNNSGK; encoded by the coding sequence ATGACTATGAAAGAGTTTGACAAAGAAACTTTACTAATAGATAAGATAGTTGCTCTTTTTAATAATGAAGATAATTTTATTATAACTTCTCATTATAATATTGATGGAGACGGGCTTGGAAGTGAAATAGCCATATATCTTCTCCTTAAAAAACTTGGAAAAACTGTTGAGATAGTTAATCAAGATAAAGCCCCTGAAATCTATAATTTTCTTCCTTATATCAATGATATAAAAAACTCCCCGAGCAAATCTCTTGCTGAGCCAAATGTAAGTATAGTTTTAGATTGTGGCACTCTGGAAAGGGCAGGAGAAATTGCTTCCTTTGTTAAAAAAACATCTACTATAATTAATATTGACCACCATTTTTTGAATACTTGTTTTGGGACAATTAATTTTGTTGATGCTGGTTACTCCTCAACAGGAGAGATGGTACTGAAGGTCCTGGAAAGATACGACCAACTTTCAAAGGAGCAAGCGATCTGTCTTTATACTTCAATAATTACAGATACAGGTAGTTTTATATATAATGTAGGTAAAAACACTTTAAACGCTGTCCAGAAATTACTCGATACAGGTATATCCCCTGCAGAAATATCTGGAAAAATTTATATGCAAAAACCTTTAAAATATATTGAGTTGCTTACTCTTTCTTTACAAACTTTAGACTATAACCTGAAAGAAAAAATTGCTTGGATGTATGTTGACAAAAAAATGTATGAAGCAACTAAAACAACAGCAGAAAACACAGAAGGTTTTGTAGAGATGTTGCTTGCTTTAAAAGAATTTAAAACTGTTTTTTTATTAAAAGAAGACAAGAATATTAAGGTTAGTTTAAGAAGTAAGGATGGGTATGATGTAGAAACGGTTGCAAGAAAGTTTGGTGGGGGTGGGCACAAACAGGCAGCAGGGTGCGAGTTGGAGAATTTATCTATATCAGAATCTATTAAAAAAATTGTTGCGGAGATTAAAAAGAATAATGAACGGAATAATAGTGGTAAATAA
- the tgt gene encoding tRNA guanosine(34) transglycosylase Tgt, whose product MFNYKILKKDKDTKARACLLKTPHGNVHTPCFMPVATIGSVKTLSSEELEKIKVEMIISNAYHLYLRPGLEIIGEAGGLHKFMNWTKPLVTDSGGFQIFSLENVKIEEEGVWFRSKLDGSSHFITPEKSMEIQQLIGADIMMAFDYCPKNWDDYEEVKKSVDMTIKWAERCLKFRENVESPQWLFGILQGGIYNDLRLKCCEEMVDMGFTGFGFGGLSIGEPFDKSISAVETMVDVLPSKKIRYFMGLGMPLQILDMVERGVDLFDCAMPTHIARTGSTITWSGKINIKAGRYKKDFTPLDQECDCFVCKNYTRAYIRHLIKTNEILGLRLNSYHNIYFTIRFMEEIRRSIKNGEFKKFSKNFKKKYNI is encoded by the coding sequence ATGTTCAATTATAAGATATTAAAAAAAGATAAAGATACAAAGGCAAGGGCTTGTCTTCTTAAAACCCCTCACGGTAACGTCCATACTCCCTGTTTTATGCCTGTTGCAACTATTGGAAGTGTAAAAACTCTCTCTTCCGAAGAACTTGAAAAGATTAAGGTTGAGATGATTATTTCCAACGCTTACCATTTATATTTAAGGCCAGGCCTTGAAATTATAGGTGAAGCAGGTGGGTTACATAAGTTTATGAACTGGACAAAACCTCTTGTTACCGATAGCGGTGGGTTCCAGATTTTCAGTTTAGAGAACGTTAAAATCGAGGAGGAAGGAGTCTGGTTTAGGTCAAAACTTGATGGTTCTTCTCATTTTATTACACCAGAAAAATCTATGGAGATACAGCAACTTATTGGTGCAGATATTATGATGGCTTTTGATTACTGTCCAAAAAATTGGGACGATTATGAAGAAGTTAAAAAAAGTGTTGATATGACTATTAAGTGGGCAGAAAGATGTTTGAAGTTTCGTGAAAATGTAGAATCTCCACAATGGCTTTTTGGAATTTTACAAGGAGGGATTTATAATGACCTCCGATTAAAATGTTGTGAAGAAATGGTAGATATGGGGTTTACAGGTTTTGGTTTTGGTGGGCTTAGTATAGGGGAACCTTTTGATAAGAGTATTTCAGCAGTTGAGACAATGGTAGATGTTCTACCGTCAAAAAAAATAAGGTACTTTATGGGGTTAGGAATGCCTTTACAGATTCTTGATATGGTTGAGAGAGGTGTTGACCTTTTTGACTGTGCAATGCCAACTCATATAGCAAGAACCGGTTCCACAATTACCTGGAGTGGTAAGATAAATATTAAAGCAGGAAGGTATAAAAAGGATTTTACTCCGTTAGACCAAGAGTGTGATTGTTTTGTTTGTAAAAATTATACAAGAGCTTATATAAGACACCTCATTAAAACAAATGAAATACTTGGACTTAGGTTAAATTCTTACCATAATATATATTTTACAATAAGGTTTATGGAGGAAATTAGAAGGTCCATTAAAAACGGTGAATTTAAAAAATTTAGCAAAAACTTCAAAAAGAAGTATAATATATAA
- the hflX gene encoding GTPase HflX: MKNIDQLPNEPFVGKKIFLVNFKKRYTRDTQEEITELQSLSRTLGFVILKEYLIKLNYVNPATYLGAGKLNELKKDTDVLTPSFIVFSDDLSPIQQRNLEESLGLQVIDRTGLILHIFGNHAKTKEGKIQVELAQLDYILSRLTGHGIELSRIGGGFATKGPGEMKLEVHRRRIKSRIYKLRREIKGVEKHRKIIRESKRRENFPVVALMGYTNVGKSRLLNRLSSSDLYVANKLFATLDPVTRAVHIGNEKICLVSDTVGLLYNIPHHLIEAFKSTLEEVKYADLIMVVFDISKNNLARQKDTVSDVFKMLGVDDKKRIDVYNKIDLLAPEEKNIMQNNLSDGVLVSAVTGEGIENLKERLRENLYDYERV; the protein is encoded by the coding sequence GTGAAAAATATTGACCAATTACCTAACGAACCATTTGTAGGTAAAAAGATTTTTCTTGTCAATTTTAAGAAAAGATATACCAGAGATACACAAGAAGAAATTACTGAACTCCAATCGTTATCTCGCACTCTTGGGTTTGTAATTCTTAAAGAATATTTAATTAAACTTAACTATGTTAATCCTGCTACTTATCTCGGGGCAGGTAAACTAAATGAATTAAAGAAAGATACAGATGTTTTAACCCCATCTTTTATTGTTTTCAGTGATGACTTATCACCTATCCAACAAAGAAATTTAGAAGAATCTTTGGGTTTACAAGTTATAGATAGAACTGGACTAATTCTTCATATATTTGGTAACCACGCTAAAACCAAAGAAGGTAAGATTCAGGTTGAATTGGCACAACTTGATTATATTCTTTCTCGCTTGACCGGACACGGTATTGAACTATCAAGAATAGGAGGAGGTTTTGCTACAAAAGGTCCTGGCGAAATGAAACTTGAGGTTCATCGTAGAAGAATCAAATCTCGAATATATAAGTTAAGGCGCGAAATAAAAGGTGTAGAAAAACACCGAAAAATTATAAGAGAATCAAAACGCAGAGAAAATTTTCCTGTAGTTGCTCTAATGGGGTACACAAATGTTGGTAAAAGTAGACTTTTGAATAGGTTGAGTTCTTCGGATTTATATGTAGCAAACAAATTGTTTGCTACTCTTGACCCAGTTACCAGGGCTGTTCATATTGGTAATGAAAAAATATGTCTTGTAAGTGATACTGTTGGACTTCTTTATAATATACCGCACCATTTGATAGAAGCGTTCAAATCAACACTTGAAGAAGTAAAATACGCTGACCTGATAATGGTTGTTTTTGATATATCAAAAAACAATCTTGCACGACAGAAAGACACTGTTTCTGACGTTTTCAAAATGCTTGGTGTAGACGATAAAAAAAGGATAGATGTTTATAATAAGATAGATTTATTGGCACCAGAAGAAAAAAACATTATGCAGAACAATCTAAGTGATGGCGTTCTTGTTTCAGCTGTTACAGGCGAGGGGATAGAAAACCTTAAAGAAAGGTTAAGGGAAAATCTGTATGACTATGAAAGAGTTTGA
- the rplU gene encoding 50S ribosomal protein L21, with protein MDALIDLGGTQVRVKKGLEFTILKLKDKKVGEKVEFTPICILDDKDSIIVEEEKLKNFLVQCEIISEKKGKKIYSFKKKAKTGYKRGIGYRDSLMVLKVENIVQK; from the coding sequence ATGGATGCATTAATAGATTTAGGTGGAACACAAGTTAGAGTAAAAAAAGGTTTGGAGTTTACCATACTAAAATTGAAAGATAAAAAAGTTGGAGAGAAGGTAGAGTTTACTCCAATATGTATACTTGACGATAAAGACTCAATTATTGTTGAGGAAGAAAAACTTAAAAATTTTCTTGTTCAGTGTGAAATTATTAGCGAGAAAAAGGGTAAAAAAATCTATTCTTTTAAGAAGAAAGCTAAAACAGGATATAAGAGAGGTATTGGGTATAGAGATAGTTTGATGGTTTTAAAGGTGGAGAATATTGTCCAAAAGTGA
- the queA gene encoding tRNA preQ1(34) S-adenosylmethionine ribosyltransferase-isomerase QueA, with protein MSKIFEYHLPENLIAQYPLKKRDSSRLMVLNRKTGNIDEKFFLKAPYYFEEGDVLVLNNSKVVPARLKGKKDTGGKVEVFLLNKISSYRWEVLLRGNIKVGHTCKIEKEGQEGFVVVAIKEKNTNGSYIADFNLSNNDDGNEIFCFGEVPLPPYIKRKVEKSDVEDYQTIYGEKDGSVAAHTAGLHFTPEVLQNIEKKGVKIVYVTLHIGWASFKLLKEDKNVVGEEYYELNQEAVSVINSAKESDKKVFAVGTSVVRALESSVINGRLAPFSGYTDLFIKPNFQFKVVDSMLTNFHLPSSTHLYLVSGFAGLSLTEKAYLLAVEKKYRFYSYGDSMLIL; from the coding sequence ATGAGTAAAATATTTGAGTATCACTTACCTGAAAACCTTATTGCACAATACCCTTTAAAAAAAAGAGATTCTTCACGTTTAATGGTTTTGAACCGTAAGACAGGCAATATAGATGAGAAGTTTTTTTTAAAAGCGCCCTACTATTTTGAGGAAGGGGATGTTCTTGTTCTTAATAACAGCAAGGTTGTGCCTGCTCGCCTTAAAGGGAAAAAAGATACAGGTGGGAAAGTTGAGGTCTTCCTTTTGAACAAGATTTCCTCGTACAGATGGGAGGTTTTATTAAGAGGAAATATAAAGGTAGGGCATACCTGTAAAATAGAAAAAGAAGGACAAGAAGGTTTTGTTGTAGTTGCAATAAAAGAGAAAAATACTAATGGAAGTTATATTGCTGACTTTAATTTAAGTAATAATGATGATGGGAATGAAATTTTTTGTTTTGGTGAAGTGCCTTTGCCTCCATACATAAAAAGGAAAGTTGAAAAGAGTGACGTAGAAGATTACCAGACAATTTATGGTGAGAAAGACGGTTCTGTTGCTGCCCATACTGCTGGACTCCATTTTACACCAGAGGTTTTACAAAATATCGAAAAGAAGGGAGTTAAGATTGTTTACGTTACTCTACATATTGGATGGGCTTCTTTTAAACTTTTAAAAGAAGATAAGAATGTTGTTGGAGAAGAGTATTACGAACTAAATCAAGAGGCAGTTTCAGTAATTAACTCGGCAAAAGAGAGTGATAAAAAAGTTTTTGCTGTTGGAACAAGTGTTGTAAGGGCTCTTGAGAGTTCGGTTATTAATGGAAGGTTAGCCCCGTTTTCAGGTTATACTGATTTATTTATTAAACCAAATTTTCAATTTAAGGTAGTTGATAGTATGCTTACAAATTTTCATCTTCCTTCTTCAACACATTTATATCTTGTAAGTGGGTTTGCTGGGTTAAGTTTAACTGAAAAAGCGTACCTTCTTGCGGTTGAAAAAAAATATAGGTTTTACTCTTATGGGGATTCAATGTTAATACTTTAG
- a CDS encoding DUF503 domain-containing protein has product MFVGTLTVELIIPGCNGLKDKRKVIRSIQDKLKAKFNIAIAELEYQDKWQRSTIGLCTINSRKSEIELTLLRISEILNDSYNFMVIKERNNIDTLKEY; this is encoded by the coding sequence ATGTTTGTTGGGACATTGACTGTTGAACTCATAATTCCTGGATGTAACGGACTTAAAGATAAGAGAAAAGTTATACGCTCTATTCAAGATAAATTAAAAGCAAAATTTAATATAGCGATTGCTGAACTTGAATATCAAGACAAGTGGCAAAGAAGCACTATTGGGTTATGTACAATCAACAGCCGTAAATCAGAAATTGAATTAACTTTGTTAAGAATAAGCGAAATACTTAACGATAGTTATAATTTTATGGTTATAAAAGAAAGAAATAATATAGACACTCTTAAGGAATATTAA
- a CDS encoding glycosyltransferase family 39 protein, translated as MKGKTGLIVVLILSALLNLLGFNWGIPRDDYRRFYYTNKEETEQMTVGISEEYIKNSWEISKGISPPQEKLPRSLFNIIRSFHPDEHNIIKSISNMSPKKFDFNPHYFEYGTFFIYFVAFLLGLGYILGFIHLTSDLSFYFLHPDQMGRFYLVSRGGVVLLSILGVFFLYKAIENLFGKKAAFYSAFIMAVSPIYVLNSRYITVDVPMVFWISVTIYFITLFLQRGKIKFFYLAGLTTGIAAGTKYPALVLLALLPLVYWNKKESFKKLLSLEALKTLIFVVVGFIITNPYSVLAFSEFRRGLFYQVETREFCAFGPNLYNHISAVFFNTHIAMKSGFSLFYLVMYIGIIYLIFKKGREKLFLAGVFFTMLPLFLTGGLKYTRYYLLMLPFLAVGGALFITFITDAVKSRFWKICCTVIISFILLIPLLKSFSYSLFMCTKDVRIVSAEFIESNIPAGSTIAFTKDPWIFEVPPVNTKIYNVVVSDKENIANLKEGSHLIIGELQYFLRLGSRKSNENALLSEIEGYGYKVVKIFKNPPKIGPFKFDSDITVHDMIYTHPTIYLFKKI; from the coding sequence ATGAAAGGAAAAACAGGCTTAATAGTTGTTCTTATTTTGTCTGCACTCCTAAATCTTTTGGGTTTTAATTGGGGTATACCCAGAGATGATTATAGGCGATTTTATTATACCAACAAAGAAGAAACAGAACAAATGACAGTTGGTATATCAGAAGAATATATTAAAAATAGTTGGGAAATATCCAAAGGAATATCTCCGCCTCAAGAGAAGCTTCCTCGCTCTCTTTTTAATATAATACGCTCTTTTCACCCTGATGAACACAATATAATAAAAAGCATAAGCAATATGAGCCCTAAAAAGTTTGATTTCAATCCTCATTATTTTGAATATGGAACATTCTTTATATATTTTGTGGCTTTTCTACTTGGGCTGGGTTATATTTTAGGGTTTATACATTTGACTTCTGACTTATCCTTCTATTTTCTACATCCAGACCAGATGGGACGATTTTATTTGGTAAGTAGGGGAGGTGTGGTTTTACTATCTATACTTGGAGTATTCTTTCTTTACAAAGCCATTGAGAACCTTTTTGGCAAGAAGGCGGCATTTTATTCTGCTTTTATTATGGCGGTTTCCCCTATTTATGTGTTGAACAGCCGTTATATCACCGTTGATGTTCCTATGGTTTTCTGGATATCTGTTACAATATATTTTATTACACTTTTTCTCCAAAGAGGTAAGATAAAGTTTTTTTATCTTGCGGGGTTAACTACGGGAATTGCAGCTGGAACCAAATATCCAGCGCTGGTTTTGTTGGCTCTTCTTCCTCTTGTATATTGGAACAAAAAAGAATCGTTTAAAAAACTGTTGTCGCTTGAGGCTTTAAAAACATTAATATTTGTTGTGGTTGGCTTTATTATTACCAATCCGTATTCTGTACTTGCTTTCTCAGAATTTAGAAGAGGTCTATTTTATCAAGTTGAAACACGAGAATTTTGTGCTTTTGGTCCAAATTTATATAACCATATTTCAGCTGTTTTTTTTAATACTCATATAGCAATGAAGTCAGGATTTTCTTTATTCTATCTTGTTATGTACATCGGAATAATATATCTAATTTTTAAAAAAGGAAGAGAGAAATTGTTTTTGGCAGGAGTTTTTTTTACTATGTTGCCGCTTTTCTTAACAGGTGGACTAAAATATACAAGATACTATCTCCTTATGCTTCCTTTTCTTGCTGTTGGAGGTGCTCTGTTTATAACCTTCATAACTGATGCTGTAAAGTCTCGTTTCTGGAAAATATGTTGTACAGTTATTATATCTTTTATATTGTTAATACCGTTATTGAAGTCATTTTCTTATTCTTTATTTATGTGTACCAAAGATGTTAGAATTGTTTCGGCGGAATTTATTGAATCAAATATACCTGCTGGCTCAACAATAGCGTTTACAAAAGATCCGTGGATATTTGAAGTTCCACCTGTTAATACGAAAATCTACAATGTGGTTGTTTCGGATAAGGAAAATATTGCTAATTTAAAAGAAGGAAGTCACCTTATTATTGGAGAACTCCAGTATTTTCTTAGGCTTGGTTCCAGAAAGAGTAATGAGAATGCTCTTTTATCTGAGATTGAAGGTTACGGCTATAAAGTTGTAAAGATTTTTAAGAACCCTCCCAAAATAGGTCCTTTCAAGTTTGATTCTGATATAACAGTACACGATATGATTTATACCCACCCAACAATATATTTATTTAAAAAAATATGA
- a CDS encoding valine--tRNA ligase, which translates to MKENLASQYDPKGIETELYEFWEKNGYFKVNKNKDKESLDPYVIVIPPPNVTGFLHMGHALNNTIQDAIIRQKRMEKYDALWVPGTDHAGIATQNVVEKMLADKGIKRYEIGREKFIEEVWKWKEKYGSRIIFQLKALGASCDWDKLRFTMDQSLSKAVIEAFIHLYNKGLIYRGERIINWCPRCTTALSDEEVDYKDEEGHLYYIKYPIVSGGYLVVATTRPETMLGDTAVAVNPKDDRFKHLIGKDIKLPLMNRIIKIIGDNFVDIEFGTGAVKVTPNHDPNDFDIGVRHNLDSVTVIDKYGVMNENAGEFEGLNRFLCREKIIEKLEAEGLLEKIEPYSNRVGCCYRCDTVIEPYLSKQWFVSMKTLAIPAINAAENDNIKFYPDRWKKVYLKWLYEIKDWCISRQIWWGHRIPVWYCNSCFTNDNNEKGTFVSNGKPEKCPFCGSSDIYQETDVLDTWFSSWLWPFSVFGWPAKTEELDTFYPTNTLVTAPDILFFWVARMVMAGYEFIGESPFENIFINGTVRDKTGKKMSKSLGNVIDPVKLIEEYGADSLRFSLISMTALGQDVFLSPTFYIKGRNFTNKIWNASRFILSSVEKEDIQKVDLTIKKEDLNFVDLWLLSELELLIKKVDESMKLFRLNEALNYLYDFYWHYFCDWYLEISKVYDGNNYFKENVLPILFYVNITLMKLLHPFIPFITEKIWQLTSKYCDMETDSIIVSSWPKKSDFYDVESCNSVNNLIEIITTIRDIRTRFRIPLAKNIDCFFEKEFDTLETGIIKRLASIENIKPFNIDTPNIKSLIVKNLTQGKFGISLAGIVDFTIEEKKLQKEKEKLEDILVRIKNKLTNPEFLEKAPDEVISKEEEKRTQIQEKIENIQKDIDFITGGN; encoded by the coding sequence ATGAAAGAAAACCTTGCTTCACAATATGACCCAAAGGGGATAGAAACAGAACTTTACGAGTTCTGGGAAAAAAATGGGTATTTTAAGGTAAATAAAAATAAAGATAAAGAATCTCTTGACCCTTACGTTATTGTTATACCACCACCCAATGTAACTGGTTTTTTACATATGGGGCACGCCTTAAATAATACTATACAAGATGCTATTATTAGGCAAAAAAGGATGGAAAAATATGATGCGTTATGGGTTCCCGGTACAGACCATGCAGGTATTGCAACTCAGAATGTTGTTGAAAAGATGCTTGCCGATAAAGGAATTAAAAGATATGAGATAGGGAGAGAAAAATTTATTGAAGAAGTATGGAAATGGAAAGAAAAATATGGTTCACGAATAATTTTTCAACTTAAGGCTCTTGGAGCCTCTTGTGATTGGGATAAACTAAGGTTCACAATGGACCAATCTCTTTCTAAGGCTGTAATTGAAGCCTTCATCCATCTTTATAATAAAGGTTTGATATACAGAGGTGAAAGAATTATCAATTGGTGCCCTCGTTGCACAACTGCTTTATCTGATGAAGAGGTTGACTATAAGGATGAAGAGGGTCACCTATATTATATAAAATATCCAATTGTCTCAGGCGGTTATTTAGTTGTTGCAACAACAAGGCCAGAAACAATGCTTGGCGATACTGCTGTTGCTGTTAACCCAAAAGATGATAGGTTTAAACACTTAATAGGCAAAGATATTAAACTTCCTTTAATGAACCGTATAATAAAAATCATTGGAGACAATTTCGTTGACATAGAGTTTGGAACTGGTGCTGTAAAGGTTACACCCAACCATGACCCTAACGATTTTGATATTGGAGTTAGGCATAACCTTGATTCTGTGACTGTAATAGATAAGTATGGGGTTATGAATGAAAATGCAGGAGAGTTTGAGGGGCTAAATAGGTTTTTATGTAGAGAAAAGATTATTGAAAAACTGGAAGCAGAAGGATTGCTTGAAAAAATTGAACCATATTCTAATAGGGTAGGGTGTTGTTATAGGTGCGATACTGTAATAGAGCCATATCTTTCTAAACAGTGGTTTGTTTCAATGAAAACTTTAGCTATTCCTGCTATTAATGCTGCTGAAAATGATAATATAAAGTTTTATCCTGATAGATGGAAGAAAGTTTATTTGAAATGGCTATACGAAATAAAGGATTGGTGTATAAGTCGGCAGATATGGTGGGGACATAGGATTCCTGTATGGTATTGCAACTCTTGTTTTACAAATGATAATAACGAAAAAGGGACCTTTGTGTCTAACGGTAAACCAGAAAAATGCCCTTTCTGTGGTTCTTCAGATATTTATCAAGAAACAGATGTTCTTGACACCTGGTTTTCTTCGTGGTTATGGCCTTTCTCAGTTTTTGGATGGCCGGCTAAAACAGAAGAACTTGATACTTTTTACCCAACTAACACTCTTGTGACAGCGCCAGATATACTTTTTTTCTGGGTAGCCCGTATGGTTATGGCTGGTTACGAGTTTATAGGTGAATCACCCTTTGAAAACATATTTATTAACGGAACTGTTAGAGATAAAACCGGCAAAAAAATGAGTAAATCTCTGGGGAATGTTATAGACCCAGTTAAATTGATTGAAGAATACGGTGCTGACAGTTTAAGGTTTAGTTTAATTTCAATGACTGCTTTAGGGCAGGATGTATTCTTGTCGCCAACTTTTTATATTAAAGGTAGGAATTTTACCAATAAAATTTGGAACGCTTCAAGGTTTATATTGTCGTCTGTAGAAAAAGAAGATATTCAAAAGGTAGATTTAACAATAAAGAAAGAAGACCTTAATTTTGTTGACTTATGGCTGCTTTCAGAGTTGGAGTTGCTTATAAAAAAAGTTGATGAATCGATGAAACTATTTCGCCTCAACGAAGCTCTAAATTATCTGTATGATTTTTATTGGCACTACTTCTGTGATTGGTACCTTGAAATTTCTAAGGTATATGATGGAAACAATTATTTTAAGGAAAACGTTCTACCTATACTTTTTTATGTGAATATTACTTTAATGAAGTTGCTACACCCTTTTATACCGTTTATCACTGAAAAGATTTGGCAACTTACCTCTAAATATTGTGATATGGAAACAGATAGTATTATTGTAAGTAGTTGGCCTAAAAAGAGTGATTTTTACGATGTTGAATCTTGTAACAGTGTTAATAATCTAATAGAAATTATTACTACAATAAGAGATATTAGGACACGTTTTAGGATTCCTTTGGCTAAAAATATTGATTGTTTTTTTGAAAAAGAGTTTGACACTCTTGAAACTGGTATCATAAAAAGGCTTGCAAGCATCGAAAACATTAAACCGTTTAACATAGATACCCCAAATATTAAGAGTCTTATTGTAAAGAACCTAACCCAAGGGAAGTTTGGCATTTCTCTTGCAGGTATAGTGGATTTTACAATTGAAGAGAAGAAACTTCAAAAAGAGAAAGAAAAACTAGAAGATATACTTGTAAGGATAAAAAATAAACTTACTAATCCTGAATTTTTGGAAAAAGCACCCGATGAAGTAATATCAAAAGAAGAAGAAAAGAGAACTCAGATCCAAGAAAAAATAGAGAATATACAGAAAGATATAGATTTTATAACTGGTGGAAATTAG